In the Mytilus galloprovincialis chromosome 10, xbMytGall1.hap1.1, whole genome shotgun sequence genome, one interval contains:
- the LOC143049636 gene encoding uncharacterized protein LOC143049636 isoform X1: protein MMAPLLEEEENYIRLALLLKGVSPRAVRNFFDKEFPPTYLPATINKNYNTLNGLFKKRILNQAQWNLLFPKNGVPDSKTFDVTLMICLIRNLTSVTPPINGFDSLPLPRETTPGPDLARIKWYRNILAHHDSNTMSTGDFNTAWRNVVDAVSRLGGLPMNQECQDLKVKILDQSNQEIMLEIKQSQEEMKELRQTMDIENSALRKNLRDMQDSHNTLQSEHSRDTENLRDLQDSHTSLQTEHSSTTKNLIDLKNSHSTLQTEHSSTTRNLIDLKNSHSTLQIEHSKVTEILKDPIPWNIRGQINEELENWKEDDKIFIETNGAKCVLKCIKENGCVVVTASSGTGKTSLVRHVALQMHNEGYEILPLSNPKEIIKWYNPSKKTLFVVDDFCGTYSLNPMKFENWKNCIDKIKTIVEKKPVKLIMSCRLQVYKDRQMKSLSFFQACECNLQSADFCLLKSEKQSIAEFYLKTDASEISELYDMFDCFPLLCQLYSKNSKLNIINFFTNPFTVYKEEIDKLQTEGAHVKYCALALCVMFNNQLKEEWLTEHVDENIKTIIKNTYEACKVVKGTSRLVLRDELDSLTHTYIRKDGEVYRTIHDKLFDFLAFYFGSEMIYCLINNASSQFISERFLFEGKCKNDEFTIIVPMRYQQIYIHRMIDDWSRGKVTDVFCNINLDDCSFRQQFLLTLKGLEISQQNHLASSYDTDNKSILIECCFIGDIDLVKWCLNHYINNVNHSRDSDGVSPLFVACQEGHTEVVQMLINNKADMNKCNDEEATPLAMACQEGHTKVIQMLIDNKADINKCTDTGKSPLAIACQEGHTKVIQMLIDNKADINKCTDTGKSPLCIACQEGHTEVVQMLINNKADINKCINTGVSALCIACLKGHTEIVRILLSNKADMNKCNDEEATPLAMACQEGHTKVIQMLIDNKADINKCTDTGKSPLAIACQEGHTKVIQMLIDNKADINKCMDTGQSPLYIACQQRHAVVVQMLINNKADINKCIDTGQSPLYIACQQRHTVVVQMLINNKADINKCDDEEVTPLYIACQAGYIELVQMLINNKADIYKCINTGKSPLYIASNQGHIEVVQMLINNKANINKCTHTGVSPVYIACYNGHTEVVQMLINNKADINKCSDEEVSPVYIACQIGHTEVVQMLINNMADINKCTDTGESPLHIACWKGYTEVVKTLINNMADINKCTDTRVSPLFIACQIGHTEVVQMLINNKADINKCNKKEVSPLYIACQNGHTEVVQMLVNNEPDINKCRDTGESPLYFACHIGHCEIVKILLKNKADINKCDDGDRSPLYIACQGGHTQVVQMLINNKADINKCNDKEVSPLYFACQEGHTEVVQLLINNMADINKCDDTGVSPLCIACLRGHTEVVQMLINNMTDINKSGDTGASPLYIACQEGHTELVQMLINNNADINKCDDKEVSPLFIACQGGHTEVVQMLINNKADINKCNKKEVSPLYIACQNGHTKVVQMLINNKADITNCSYEEVSPLHIACQEGHTKVVQMLINNKADIAKCNDKEVSPLYIACEKGHTEIVKILLNNKADINKCRDEEISPLYIACQEGHTEVVQILINDKPDINKCDDKEVSPLYIACETGHTEIVKILLNNKADINKCTYTRASPLFIACQNGNTELVKILLNNKADVNKCINTGQSPLYIAWHQGHTEVVQMLINKKADI, encoded by the exons GCTGTAAGTAGATTGGGTGGTTTGCCAATGAATCAAGAGTGTCAAGATCTAAAAGTGAAAATTTTAGATCAATCTAACCAGGAAATTATGCTGGAAATTAAACAATCACAGGAAGAAATGAAGGAACTGAGACAAACAATGGACATTGAAAACTCAGCCCTGAGGAAAAATCTGAGAGATATGCAAGATTCCCATAATACTTTACAGTCAGAACACTCAAGGGACACAGAAAATCTTAGAGATTTGCAAGATTCCCACACTTCTTTACAAACAGAACACTCAAGCACTACGAAAAATCTGATAGATCTGAAGAATTCCCATAGTACTTTACAAACAGAGCACTCAAGCACTACGAGAAATCTGATAGATCTGAAGAATTCCCATAGTACTTTACAAATTGAACACTCAAAAGTCACAGAgattttaaaagacccaataccATGGAACATCAGAG GACAAATTAATGAGGAATTAGAAAACTGGAAAGAAGatgacaaaatatttatagaaacAAACGGAgcaaaatgtgtattaaagtgcATTAAAGAAAATGGTTGTGTTGTTGTCACAGCAAGTTCTGGTACTGGGAAAACATCATTGGTGCGCCACGTAGCTTTACAGATGCATAATGAAGGCTACGAGATTTTACCATTATCAAATCCAAAGGAGATTATCAAGTGGTACAATCCAAGTAAGAAGACATTGTTTGTAGTGGATGATTTTTGTGGAACATATAGTTTAAATCCAATGAAGTTTGAAAACTGGAAAAATTGTatagataaaattaaaacaatagtaGAAAAGAAACCAGTGAAGTTAATTATGTCTTGTAGACTACAGGTTTATAAGGATAGGCAAATGAAATCGTTGTCATTCTTTCAGGCGTGTGAATGCAATCTTCAGTCTGCCGATTTCTGTTTATTGAAATCAGAAAAACAATCCATTGCTGAATTTTATCTGAAAACAGACGCTTCTGAGATCAGCGAATTGTATGACATGTTTGACTGTTTTCCTCTTTTGTGTCAATTGTACAGCAAAAACTCAAAATTGAACATAATAAATTTCTTTACGAATCCATTTACAGTTTACAAAGAAGAGATAGATAAATTACAGACAGAGGGAGCACATGTCAAATACTGTGCACTTGCTCTATGTGTAATGTTTAACAATCAGTTGAAAGAAGAATGGCTTACTGAACATGTGGATGAAAacatcaaaacaattataaagaaCACATATGAAGCTTGTAAAGTGGTTAAAGGAACGTCACGATTGGTTTTACGTGATGAGCTGGATTCCCTGACACATACATATATCAGAAAGGATGGTGAAGTCTACAGAACTATTCATGACAAACTATTTGATTTTCTTGCCTTTTACTTTGGCAGTGAAATGATTTATTGCTTGATTAATAATGCTTCAAGTCAATTTATAAGTGAAAGATTTTTGTTTGAAGGAAAATGCAAAAATGATGAGTTTACAATTATTGTACCAATGAGATATcagcaaatatatatacatagaaTGATAGATGACTGGTCACGAGGAAAGGTAACGGATGTTTTCTGTAACATCAATTTGGACGATTGTTCCTTCAGACAACAATTCCTACTTACTttaaaaggtttagaaatatcaCAACAAAATCATTTGGCTAGTTCATATGACACCGATAACAAAAGTATATTGATAGAGTGTTGTTTTATAGGAGATATTGATTTAGTTAAATGGTGTCTCAATCATTATATCAATAATGTAAATCATAGTCGTGATAGTGATGGAGTATCACCGCTTTTCGttgcttgtcaggaaggacatactgaagtagttcagatgttaataaacaataaggcagacatgaATAAGTGTAATGATGAAGAAGCTACACCTCTGGCAATggcttgtcaggaaggacatactaAAGTTATTCAGATGTTAATAGataataaggcagacattaataagtgcaCAGATACTGGTAAATCACCTCTGGCAattgcttgtcaggaaggacatactaAAGTTATTCAGATGTTAATAGataataaggcagacattaataagtgcaCAGATACTGGTAAATCACCTCTGTGCattgcttgtcaggaaggacatactgaagtagttcagatgttaataaacaataaggcagacattaataagtgtataAATACTGGAGTATCAGCTCTGTGCATAGCTTGTCTgaaaggacatactgaaatagttaGGATATTGTTAAGCAATAAGGCAGACATGAATAAGTGTAATGATGAAGAAGCTACACCTCTGGCAATggcttgtcaggaaggacatactaAAGTTATTCAGATGTTAATAGataataaggcagacattaataagtgcaCAGATACTGGTAAATCACCTCTGGCAattgcttgtcaggaaggacatactaAAGTTATTCAGATGTTAATAGataataaggcagacattaataagtgtatgGATACTGGTcaatcacctctgtacattgcttgtcaacAACGACACGCTgtagtagttcagatgttaataaacaataaggcagataTCAATAAGTGTATAGATACTGGTcaatcacctctgtacattgcttgtcaacAACGACACACTgtagtagttcagatgttaataaacaataaggcagataTCAATAAGTGTGATGATGAAGAAGTgacacctctgtacattgcttgtcaggcAGGATATATTGAattagttcagatgttaataaacaataaggcagacatatATAAGTGTATAAATACTGGCaaatcacctctgtacattgcttctAATCAAGGGCATAtcgaagtagttcagatgttaataaacaataaggcaaaCATTAATAAGTGTACACATACTGGAGTATCACCTGTGTACATTGCTTGTTataatggacatactgaagtagttcagatgttaataaacaataaggcagacataaataagtgtagTGATGAAGAAGTATCACCtgtgtacattgcttgtcagattggacatactgaagtagttcagatgttgaTAAACAATATGGCAGACATCAATAAGTGTACAGATACTGGAGAATCACCTCTGCACATTGCTTGTTGGAAAGGATATACTGAAGTAGTTAAGACGTTAATAAACAATATGGCAGACATCAATAAGTGTACAGATACTAGAGTATCACCTCTGTTTATTGCTTGTCAGattggacatactgaagtagttcagatgttaataaacaataaggcagacattaataagtgtaataAAAAAGAAGTATcccctctgtacattgcttgtcagaatggacatactgaagtagttcagatgttagtAAACAATGAaccagacattaataagtgtagagatactggAGAATCACCTCTGTACTTTGCTTGTCACATTGGACATTGTGAAATAGTTaagatattgttaaaaaataaggcagacattaataagtgtgatgATGGAGACagatcacctctgtacattgcttgtcagggAGGACATACtcaagtagttcagatgttaataaacaataaggctgacattaataagtgtaatgataaagaagtatcacctctgtactttgcttgtcaggaaggacatactgaagtagttcagttgttaataaacaatatggcagacattaataagtgtgatgATACTGGAGTATCACCTCTGTGCATAGCTTGTCTGagaggacatactgaagtagttcagatgttaataaacaatatgACAGACATTAATAAAAGTGGTGATACtggagcatcacctctgtacattgcttgtcaggaaggacatactgaattagttcagatgttaataaacaataatgcagacattaataagtgtgatgataaagaagtatcacctctgttcattgcttgtcagggaggacatactgaagtagttcagatgttaataaacaataaggcagacattaataagtgtaataAAAAAGAAGTATcccctctgtacattgcttgtcagaatggacatactaaagtagttcagatgttaataaacaataaggcagacattacaAATTGTAGTTATGAAGAAGTATCACCTCTGCACattgcttgtcaggaaggacatactaaagtagttcagatgttaattaacaataaggcCGACATTGCAAAGTGTAATGATAAAGAagtatcacctctgtacattgcttgtgagaaaggacatactgaaatagttaAGATATTgttaaacaataaggcagacattaataagtgtagagatgaAGAAatatcacctctgtacattgcttgtcaggaaggacatactgaagtagttcagatacTGATAAACGATAAgccagacattaataagtgtgatgATAAAGAAGTATCACCACTGTACATTGCTTGTGAGAcaggacatactgaaatagttaAGATATTgttaaacaataaggcagacattaataagtgtacatATACTAGAGCATCACCTCTGTTTATTGCTTGTCAGAATGGAAATACTGAATTAGTTAAGATATTgttaaacaataaggcagacgtTAATAAGTGTATCAATACTGGCCAATCACCTTTGTACATTGCTTGGCATCAAGGACATAccgaagtagttcagatgttaataaacaaaaaGGCAGACATTTAA
- the LOC143049636 gene encoding uncharacterized protein LOC143049636 isoform X2: MAPLLDEEENFIRLALLLKGVSPRAVRTFFDKEFPPTYLPSTLNKNYNTLNGLFKKRILNQAQWKLLFPTNGVPDSKTFDVTLMIFLIRNLTSVIPPTNGFDKLPLPVETTQGSDLARIKWYRNILAHHDSNTMSACDFNTAWTNIADAVSRLGGLPMNQECQDLKVKILDQSNQEIMLEIKQSQEEMKELRQTMDIENSALRKNLRDMQDSHNTLQSEHSRDTENLRDLQDSHTSLQTEHSSTTKNLIDLKNSHSTLQTEHSSTTRNLIDLKNSHSTLQIEHSKVTEILKDPIPWNIRGQINEELENWKEDDKIFIETNGAKCVLKCIKENGCVVVTASSGTGKTSLVRHVALQMHNEGYEILPLSNPKEIIKWYNPSKKTLFVVDDFCGTYSLNPMKFENWKNCIDKIKTIVEKKPVKLIMSCRLQVYKDRQMKSLSFFQACECNLQSADFCLLKSEKQSIAEFYLKTDASEISELYDMFDCFPLLCQLYSKNSKLNIINFFTNPFTVYKEEIDKLQTEGAHVKYCALALCVMFNNQLKEEWLTEHVDENIKTIIKNTYEACKVVKGTSRLVLRDELDSLTHTYIRKDGEVYRTIHDKLFDFLAFYFGSEMIYCLINNASSQFISERFLFEGKCKNDEFTIIVPMRYQQIYIHRMIDDWSRGKVTDVFCNINLDDCSFRQQFLLTLKGLEISQQNHLASSYDTDNKSILIECCFIGDIDLVKWCLNHYINNVNHSRDSDGVSPLFVACQEGHTEVVQMLINNKADMNKCNDEEATPLAMACQEGHTKVIQMLIDNKADINKCTDTGKSPLAIACQEGHTKVIQMLIDNKADINKCTDTGKSPLCIACQEGHTEVVQMLINNKADINKCINTGVSALCIACLKGHTEIVRILLSNKADMNKCNDEEATPLAMACQEGHTKVIQMLIDNKADINKCTDTGKSPLAIACQEGHTKVIQMLIDNKADINKCMDTGQSPLYIACQQRHAVVVQMLINNKADINKCIDTGQSPLYIACQQRHTVVVQMLINNKADINKCDDEEVTPLYIACQAGYIELVQMLINNKADIYKCINTGKSPLYIASNQGHIEVVQMLINNKANINKCTHTGVSPVYIACYNGHTEVVQMLINNKADINKCSDEEVSPVYIACQIGHTEVVQMLINNMADINKCTDTGESPLHIACWKGYTEVVKTLINNMADINKCTDTRVSPLFIACQIGHTEVVQMLINNKADINKCNKKEVSPLYIACQNGHTEVVQMLVNNEPDINKCRDTGESPLYFACHIGHCEIVKILLKNKADINKCDDGDRSPLYIACQGGHTQVVQMLINNKADINKCNDKEVSPLYFACQEGHTEVVQLLINNMADINKCDDTGVSPLCIACLRGHTEVVQMLINNMTDINKSGDTGASPLYIACQEGHTELVQMLINNNADINKCDDKEVSPLFIACQGGHTEVVQMLINNKADINKCNKKEVSPLYIACQNGHTKVVQMLINNKADITNCSYEEVSPLHIACQEGHTKVVQMLINNKADIAKCNDKEVSPLYIACEKGHTEIVKILLNNKADINKCRDEEISPLYIACQEGHTEVVQILINDKPDINKCDDKEVSPLYIACETGHTEIVKILLNNKADINKCTYTRASPLFIACQNGNTELVKILLNNKADVNKCINTGQSPLYIAWHQGHTEVVQMLINKKADI, from the exons ATGGCACCCCTTTTGGACGAAGAAGAGAATTTTATCCGATTAGCCTTGTTATTGAAAGGAGTGTCACCAAGAGCAGTCCGTACTTTCTTTGACAAAGAATTTCCACCTACCTATCTTCCATCAACGTTGAATAAAAACTACAACACTCTGAATGGCTTGTTTAAAAAGAGAATCTTAAACCAAGCTCAGTGGAAGCTTTTGTTTCCAACAAATG GTGTACCCGATTCCAAAACGTTTGATGTAACGTTGATGATTTTTTTGATCAGAAACCTGACATCTGTCATTCCTCCAACAAATGGATTCGATAAGCTACCACTACCAGTTGAGACAACTCAAGGATCGGATCTTGCCAGGATTAAATGGTACAGAAATATATTAGCTCATCATGATAGTAACACCATGTCAGCATGTGATTTCAATACAGCGTGGACAAATATAGCAGAT GCTGTAAGTAGATTGGGTGGTTTGCCAATGAATCAAGAGTGTCAAGATCTAAAAGTGAAAATTTTAGATCAATCTAACCAGGAAATTATGCTGGAAATTAAACAATCACAGGAAGAAATGAAGGAACTGAGACAAACAATGGACATTGAAAACTCAGCCCTGAGGAAAAATCTGAGAGATATGCAAGATTCCCATAATACTTTACAGTCAGAACACTCAAGGGACACAGAAAATCTTAGAGATTTGCAAGATTCCCACACTTCTTTACAAACAGAACACTCAAGCACTACGAAAAATCTGATAGATCTGAAGAATTCCCATAGTACTTTACAAACAGAGCACTCAAGCACTACGAGAAATCTGATAGATCTGAAGAATTCCCATAGTACTTTACAAATTGAACACTCAAAAGTCACAGAgattttaaaagacccaataccATGGAACATCAGAG GACAAATTAATGAGGAATTAGAAAACTGGAAAGAAGatgacaaaatatttatagaaacAAACGGAgcaaaatgtgtattaaagtgcATTAAAGAAAATGGTTGTGTTGTTGTCACAGCAAGTTCTGGTACTGGGAAAACATCATTGGTGCGCCACGTAGCTTTACAGATGCATAATGAAGGCTACGAGATTTTACCATTATCAAATCCAAAGGAGATTATCAAGTGGTACAATCCAAGTAAGAAGACATTGTTTGTAGTGGATGATTTTTGTGGAACATATAGTTTAAATCCAATGAAGTTTGAAAACTGGAAAAATTGTatagataaaattaaaacaatagtaGAAAAGAAACCAGTGAAGTTAATTATGTCTTGTAGACTACAGGTTTATAAGGATAGGCAAATGAAATCGTTGTCATTCTTTCAGGCGTGTGAATGCAATCTTCAGTCTGCCGATTTCTGTTTATTGAAATCAGAAAAACAATCCATTGCTGAATTTTATCTGAAAACAGACGCTTCTGAGATCAGCGAATTGTATGACATGTTTGACTGTTTTCCTCTTTTGTGTCAATTGTACAGCAAAAACTCAAAATTGAACATAATAAATTTCTTTACGAATCCATTTACAGTTTACAAAGAAGAGATAGATAAATTACAGACAGAGGGAGCACATGTCAAATACTGTGCACTTGCTCTATGTGTAATGTTTAACAATCAGTTGAAAGAAGAATGGCTTACTGAACATGTGGATGAAAacatcaaaacaattataaagaaCACATATGAAGCTTGTAAAGTGGTTAAAGGAACGTCACGATTGGTTTTACGTGATGAGCTGGATTCCCTGACACATACATATATCAGAAAGGATGGTGAAGTCTACAGAACTATTCATGACAAACTATTTGATTTTCTTGCCTTTTACTTTGGCAGTGAAATGATTTATTGCTTGATTAATAATGCTTCAAGTCAATTTATAAGTGAAAGATTTTTGTTTGAAGGAAAATGCAAAAATGATGAGTTTACAATTATTGTACCAATGAGATATcagcaaatatatatacatagaaTGATAGATGACTGGTCACGAGGAAAGGTAACGGATGTTTTCTGTAACATCAATTTGGACGATTGTTCCTTCAGACAACAATTCCTACTTACTttaaaaggtttagaaatatcaCAACAAAATCATTTGGCTAGTTCATATGACACCGATAACAAAAGTATATTGATAGAGTGTTGTTTTATAGGAGATATTGATTTAGTTAAATGGTGTCTCAATCATTATATCAATAATGTAAATCATAGTCGTGATAGTGATGGAGTATCACCGCTTTTCGttgcttgtcaggaaggacatactgaagtagttcagatgttaataaacaataaggcagacatgaATAAGTGTAATGATGAAGAAGCTACACCTCTGGCAATggcttgtcaggaaggacatactaAAGTTATTCAGATGTTAATAGataataaggcagacattaataagtgcaCAGATACTGGTAAATCACCTCTGGCAattgcttgtcaggaaggacatactaAAGTTATTCAGATGTTAATAGataataaggcagacattaataagtgcaCAGATACTGGTAAATCACCTCTGTGCattgcttgtcaggaaggacatactgaagtagttcagatgttaataaacaataaggcagacattaataagtgtataAATACTGGAGTATCAGCTCTGTGCATAGCTTGTCTgaaaggacatactgaaatagttaGGATATTGTTAAGCAATAAGGCAGACATGAATAAGTGTAATGATGAAGAAGCTACACCTCTGGCAATggcttgtcaggaaggacatactaAAGTTATTCAGATGTTAATAGataataaggcagacattaataagtgcaCAGATACTGGTAAATCACCTCTGGCAattgcttgtcaggaaggacatactaAAGTTATTCAGATGTTAATAGataataaggcagacattaataagtgtatgGATACTGGTcaatcacctctgtacattgcttgtcaacAACGACACGCTgtagtagttcagatgttaataaacaataaggcagataTCAATAAGTGTATAGATACTGGTcaatcacctctgtacattgcttgtcaacAACGACACACTgtagtagttcagatgttaataaacaataaggcagataTCAATAAGTGTGATGATGAAGAAGTgacacctctgtacattgcttgtcaggcAGGATATATTGAattagttcagatgttaataaacaataaggcagacatatATAAGTGTATAAATACTGGCaaatcacctctgtacattgcttctAATCAAGGGCATAtcgaagtagttcagatgttaataaacaataaggcaaaCATTAATAAGTGTACACATACTGGAGTATCACCTGTGTACATTGCTTGTTataatggacatactgaagtagttcagatgttaataaacaataaggcagacataaataagtgtagTGATGAAGAAGTATCACCtgtgtacattgcttgtcagattggacatactgaagtagttcagatgttgaTAAACAATATGGCAGACATCAATAAGTGTACAGATACTGGAGAATCACCTCTGCACATTGCTTGTTGGAAAGGATATACTGAAGTAGTTAAGACGTTAATAAACAATATGGCAGACATCAATAAGTGTACAGATACTAGAGTATCACCTCTGTTTATTGCTTGTCAGattggacatactgaagtagttcagatgttaataaacaataaggcagacattaataagtgtaataAAAAAGAAGTATcccctctgtacattgcttgtcagaatggacatactgaagtagttcagatgttagtAAACAATGAaccagacattaataagtgtagagatactggAGAATCACCTCTGTACTTTGCTTGTCACATTGGACATTGTGAAATAGTTaagatattgttaaaaaataaggcagacattaataagtgtgatgATGGAGACagatcacctctgtacattgcttgtcagggAGGACATACtcaagtagttcagatgttaataaacaataaggctgacattaataagtgtaatgataaagaagtatcacctctgtactttgcttgtcaggaaggacatactgaagtagttcagttgttaataaacaatatggcagacattaataagtgtgatgATACTGGAGTATCACCTCTGTGCATAGCTTGTCTGagaggacatactgaagtagttcagatgttaataaacaatatgACAGACATTAATAAAAGTGGTGATACtggagcatcacctctgtacattgcttgtcaggaaggacatactgaattagttcagatgttaataaacaataatgcagacattaataagtgtgatgataaagaagtatcacctctgttcattgcttgtcagggaggacatactgaagtagttcagatgttaataaacaataaggcagacattaataagtgtaataAAAAAGAAGTATcccctctgtacattgcttgtcagaatggacatactaaagtagttcagatgttaataaacaataaggcagacattacaAATTGTAGTTATGAAGAAGTATCACCTCTGCACattgcttgtcaggaaggacatactaaagtagttcagatgttaattaacaataaggcCGACATTGCAAAGTGTAATGATAAAGAagtatcacctctgtacattgcttgtgagaaaggacatactgaaatagttaAGATATTgttaaacaataaggcagacattaataagtgtagagatgaAGAAatatcacctctgtacattgcttgtcaggaaggacatactgaagtagttcagatacTGATAAACGATAAgccagacattaataagtgtgatgATAAAGAAGTATCACCACTGTACATTGCTTGTGAGAcaggacatactgaaatagttaAGATATTgttaaacaataaggcagacattaataagtgtacatATACTAGAGCATCACCTCTGTTTATTGCTTGTCAGAATGGAAATACTGAATTAGTTAAGATATTgttaaacaataaggcagacgtTAATAAGTGTATCAATACTGGCCAATCACCTTTGTACATTGCTTGGCATCAAGGACATAccgaagtagttcagatgttaataaacaaaaaGGCAGACATTTAA